In Borreliella valaisiana VS116, the genomic window AAACCAAAAAACGAACTTATAACACGGACTTATAATACCAGTTACTCCAAAAGGCCCGTTATTAACTATTATAATAGAAAATCAGAACATGTTAGCTACAACCCCGCTATGGTTGGAGAAAACATATCAGTAACTGGTGCAGTATTAACTTCTTTATATAAAGAAATGCTTTCTCCACTCAAAATGACTCCTTTTGGAAATTCTATGCTACGTTTTGACGTTCACCTTGCGAAAGAACAACTAGCCAATAGACTTCAAGCTCAAGTTCCCTTTAGTGTCTACAGCCCAACTTTTGGCCTTAAAGAATTGGCCATAATTACAAATTTGACGTTTAGGGATACACCCTATATTGATGAAATTGAAGTAAATCTATCAATGGAAATAGTAAAAACATTCTCTTTAGAAAAATATAAAGGATAATTAATGTTGCTAAGTTATGACTTTAAGATTGAGTTTTACAATATAGATAAGTCAAAAAAATCAATTCATGGAGATTCTTTTCCAGAAGAAACTCCTAAAATTGTTATCAATACACAAAATGGAATTCATGTTGATATTTCAATATACAACACGTATTCAAATTACAATTTTGTAAAATCCAAACAAGCAAAAATTGTGCTTTGGAACTTGCCTATAGACTTCACCAACAACATTATGGAAAGAGACATAGTAAAAATATATTACAAAAAATTTGCACATGAAAAAAATTTTGACTTCATAATGGCGGGCTATTTGGGAATTCCCATGAGCACTGATTATCCTGGTGGAGATTTTAGTGTTGAACTTGATGTTCGTTTAGTATCTAAAATCAACTTCTTTAATCGCGAGTTGAAGTGCAAAAGCTTTAAAGGTAAAACGGTACAAGAAGCAATAAAATCAGCATTTCCCAATCGCAATATCATTAACATGGATGAAAAAGACCGCTTAAAAATCATAGAAAAAAATATTTATGCAAAAACGCCAAAAGAGTTTATTGACAAAATAAAAGGGGTATATGTTCATGACATAATAGCTGATGTTGGTACTGGTAACGATGAAGTTGAATGCAATTTTATATTTAGCAATTACAAAACAATTGGAAAAAGCTTAAAATACGAGGCCCTAGAAGATTATGGACTTGAATTTATTCCCCAACAAGAGATCAGTTTGGGCACAACATATCATATAAGGCTTATATATTGGAACGCTAAAATATTCTACACGCACAAACTAAGAGTTGGCAATAAAGTTTCATTTATTGACGGACTAGGGAATATGATAAAAAACACTATAAAAGAAACAACCGCAAAACTTAGCAATACAGGAGAGTGTTCATTGATACTGAAACTATATGACGATTCTAATAGTATTGGACTAAAAAGGTAAAGGGGTTTACATGAATCAAGATTATGAAATTTACAGAATGCAACAGCGCCTTTATGGGCATACATTAACACAAGAGGACATTAAAAATTGGATTTATTCAAACATTTTTATAACTCGAATTGGCACTGTAAAGGAATTTAAACAGCAAACTCAAGAAGCTGTGGTTATAATACCAGAATTTGAAGACTTAGAAATTCAAACAAAAAATATTTCTAATATCAGCTTTGAATTATCAAAAGGTGATACTGTTATACTACTTCAATCGAGCATTAATATTTTTGATAAAAATGATGATATTCATTTTGACAAACATCATTTTTATATACTTAGCACAATTAGTCCAAAGACTTTAAATCTAATCTCTGATAGTATTAAAATCAAAGCAAACAATACAATTGAAATATCTAATGAAATAACCAGTTTAAAAGAAATTCTAAATAATATTGTTGACGCTATCAATGGAATATCTATCATAGGAGACGCAACTATAAACTATGCAAGCTTAAGAGCAGCAACTTCTAAAATTACTAGCAATATAAACAGTTTATTTAAATAATTTTTGCTAAATATGCTATAATTGTTAATATGGATTTAAAATTCGGCAATAATTTTGAATTGTCATTTAATAATGATGTGTCGCTTGTTGATGGAATTGACGAGCAAAAACAAAAATTGTTCATATTTTGTAAAACTCTACGGGGAAGTCTAAGTTATGCTCCTAATTGGGGACTAGACTACTATTTACTTTTGAAACTTTTAAAAACTAATAATCTTCAAGCTATAAAAAACTATTTCAATGAAATATCTAGAGAACTTAATTTAGACTTGATTAATATTTCAACTACAACACAAGAACGAAAAGTAAATATATCATTTTTTTTCACGGGCGACATTTTGAATATGGAGTTTGACTTATGAGCATAGTTTTTGATTCTGATTTTGGTATTCTAAAACGCACAATTAAGGATATAGTAAAATCCAAAAAAGAATACTTACGTAATAATTATGGTATTAATATTGATGATAATAACGGCTCAATTTATAACATTATTGCATCTTCTTTGGCATTGATTGAAGAAGAAGTAATTAATGAGCTTAATCTATTTTTTTCTAAAATGAAACCGGGTGGTACCTATTGGAGTGAAATTGAAAAGCAAATTTCCTCTAAAAGCACAACCCCCAGTGCAGTTAAATCCGCTTTACTTAATCTTGATGGGGTTGAGTACGCTAATATTAAAAGTTCAGCTGGAAAAGCTTATATATATCTAATTGTGAAAGAAGATTTACTAGATCGTGGTAAAACTAATATTAACGACTTTATATTTAAAACTAAAATTTGGGAAATATTGTATCTAACAATCCCTAGTGGTACTTTGCTCGAGGGAGATATAGAAATTGACGGATTCAATTCAACTGGACAACGTAAATCCTATAAAATATCACTAGGGAAAAGAAAATATGTTTACATGAAAGTAAAGTATAAACTTGACCTTAAAAACTATCTTTACTTAAACATAGATTCTCAAATTAGAGACATATATTCTAGGATTATTTCAAATAACTATTCTGATATGGGCATTAGCTTTGAATATCAAGACTTTTTTGCTCCAGTTAATGAAGTTAAAGGAATTAGGTCTATGGAAATTAAAACTTGTATTAAAGATACAAATACAGAAAACATTTCAAGCATTACTGATAGCGATTTTAAAAAAAATGAAGATATTACTATTAATGATGATACAATGCTAATTTTCAATACTATAGATCGATTACTTATTGACATTGATAGTTAACAAATATGAAAATACCCAATTTTTTAAAAAACACTGAAATTCATAAATTTATACTTACAGAAATTGAATATGCACAAAAATTGCTTAATGAACTTAAGTTCATTAACTCCAACTTCATATCCATTAATGTAAAAAAAAATATAAAATCAAGATATATTGCTATATGGATATCTCAAGTTTTATCTATTTTTTATTCAAAAACCCAAACTTTAGAAAGTATTACAAGCAATATTAATAGCGTTATTTTTGCTTTACGTCAAATTGGTACTGATGAATCGCTTAAAATGATTTTCAAGGCATTTTTGAATGTGGATATTTTAGTTACTACACCACAAGCCGGAGTTATTGATATATCACTAAAAGGGGCAATAAAAACAAACTTTACCACATTTATTTCACCTAGCACTGCAAAAGGTAAAAGGCTAAAAAAAATACTAATTAGAGAAAAGAAAGCTGGGTATGCTGCATCTAGAAAGGCTTTAGTATTTAATTCACTTCCTAAAGGCTATGATCATTCAATTTATGCTTTTATAAAGAGAATTATTCCTATAGGTAGAGTACTAAAAATTAATGATAAAAATGGTAAAAATATTATCACTTTTAACAATTAAGGAGATTTTATGTCTGAAGAACAAGAAAAATTACTAATTGATGAAGAAGAAACAATCCAAATTAAAGATTTAAATAGGGTGAATGAGGTTAAAAACACCGACCTTTTACTACTTGATGATGGAGTTTCAAGCAGTAAAGCTATTACTTATGAAAATTTTTTGAAAACCACTAAAGACAAAACTTTTAAAGGTGAAGGACTGAGTTACTTTAAAGAGATAATCAAAAGCACAATCGCAGAAGAACTTGCAGGAAATACAAGTTTTATAGAAAAAATTTACACTCAAATAATAGAAAAACTAATTAACAACGATTCAACTAATATTTCTAACCTTTTTAGTAAAATAAAATCGGAACTTACAAACAGCATACTAACATCTACTTTAACTGAACATGATGAACTTTTGATAATGTACTCATCAAAGATTATCCAAAAAACACCCATTCCTAAACAACTGCTTGGAGTGCCATCAGATTTTTCCTTTGGAGGCAGTTATAATGGTATTTGGCTTTATCCTGAGGACTACACAAATAAAAAAAGAACAATTGAAATGGAAGACTCTGACGAAATCAATATTGTTTTTCACAAAAATACTGACAATAAACCCATTTACCTTGATATTGATCTTAATATAATACATAAAAACGACAGTTCACACAAATCAGTATATTTAAAATATTTTGATGAATCTGAAAAATATTTGGCCTATGCACATGAAAACGCCATCAAGGACCTAGGAATTTTAGTTCCTATATATACTGGATGGTATATTCAAAAAAGAGGTGAAATTTCGAACATTCCAGTCCCATATCTTGCAAAACTATAATTTTTTTTGTCAAAAATTTATAGTTTTGGTATATAATATATATGTACAAATAAAAAATTAAAATTAAGGATTAAAAAAATGGATATTAAAATAACCGAACTTCTTATAAATCTAAACGAAATTAAACTTATAGCAGTAATGATTTTTGTAACAGTACTAGTTCTAGGAGGATTAATTCTTCTCAAACCTTTACTAAAAGACATATTATCTATAGTTATAGGTAAGCTTTTCAAAAATGGCAATGGCAATAATAATATTCAAAAAAGGGATTAACTAATGAAATTATCTAAAGATAATCTTGAAATTGGACTTACATCCATATCAAAACTTATTGAGATATTTTCTAAATTTGAAGATGAATTTGATCCTATTGCACATAAAGGATTTTCTTTAGTTCATGAACTATATTCTCATTATGCATCAATTTATAAGGCAAATATGGAAAGAATTGAAAATGCATCAACTTTAACAATAGCTAAAGCATTAGCTCTAATAAATGAAAAAATCAATAGCTGCATTGATTTAGTTAATTCTAATGAAAAAAATTTAAAAATATCTAACAATCTAAAATTCAATTAGGAAGGAATACCTATCTACCAAGAAGGAGTAAATAATGCAAAATAACACTATTGGTTTAGGACTTAATTTATTATCCAACTTAACTAAAATAGCTAAAACTGATACAAACATAAATCATAACTACATTAATACTTTTGACAAAGTAGTAGATTTTTTCTACAAAACATATATTGAAACTCTAAAATCTATGGAAACGGCCGAATCAATGAAAATATTAGAAGAAATAAAAGAAATATTAAAATACAATATTGAGATAATAGAGGCTATTTCTACTAGCAAAAATAAAAGAATTATATCTTCACTAAAAGCAAAACGCAATAAAATCATGCAAGAGTACCTAAATACTCTTAAAAGGGGTGAAAATGCTTAAATTAGCAAACTATTTATTAATAGCACTACTATTACTATGTTGTACTACTATTGCTAGCTTACCAGAAGAACCGGAGCCGCCAATTATTCAAACACTAGAATCTTTGGCTAAATATGAGGCACAACTATCAGATTATGTTATGTATCTTATAACATTCTTAAACAAAACAAAATCTAAAGTTAATGACCCAAATTATCCAATATATACTTATCCCGACTTAGCAACACTAAAAAATGAACACTCTATAACTTCAGTAAAACTGAATATCAAACTACTTTTAGAGTACATTAAAAAAACAAAGCCTATAGCAAAAAGAGTCTATAATCAATATTCGAATTTAAAAATGTAGATTAAAAAAAGGTTTTTCTTGCAAGAAAATATACTTTTGCAAGTTAAGTCACAATAATAATATAACAGCCCCCTTATTTGGGGGCTTTACTATGTAAACGTACTACTATGCTGCAAATATATAATCAAATTGTTTTTCTTCTTTCAAGATACAAAAGAACTTCAAAATACTATCTCCATAAATATCTTCTTTAAATGTTGCAAACACTTCAAAATTATGCAGTTCTTCTAATTTTTTATTTTTTGTTAAATAGTTTGTAATAATATTTACCCAATAGGATATCCTTTTTTGTTCAGGATTTTGTACCAAATACTTGACTAAATCTGCCTCATTTCCCGAATCTAATGCTTGAATAAGAGTATTTATCTTCTCTTGGGTTGTTGTAGAATCATTTACCCAATTTTTTATGTTATATAATGCCTTAATAAAGGCATTATAACATCTAAACCTATCAAATCTTTTAACTTCTTTTTGATTCTGACTATTGTCTTTTTTTTGTTCTTGATTAACACTAATTTGCTTCTTACTAGATACAGAATTCCCGTTTTCATAATTATTGTAAATAGGTGCTGCATCAGTATCCACTTCACTTTCTATGTTAAGATATGCAACTAAAGCGTACCTTTTGAAATAAGTAATAGCTGATCCAACTACTTGGGGCAATGTATTCACATTTTTAGAACAATTTTCATTATTCCAGTGTAAATTTTCTGTAAGAATTGGGGTATCAAATGAATCTTTATAGCCAGTACTTGTACTGTAGAATGTGGTCCTAATAACATGTACTCTACCATATGGATCATGTGTAAAAGTTGGAAATTGCTCAAAATCAAGCTCCAAATTGTGCTTATTAATAACGTTTTTTATTTCTCTAATTATTTCATTAAAATTCTGGTATTTGTATCCATATCCTTTAAGACTTTTGTCAATCCCTGGTAAATTCATTCTTAGGATTTTCATATCTTTTATGAAATTTATTTCTGATTGTATATTTTCTTTTGAATTATTTGCCATATTTAGCTCCTCTATGTTCTTCAATTACTAATATTATATAGAAAAAACCGTTTTTGTCAATTTTTTTTACAAAAAATTTTTTGCAAAAAATTTGAGGCTTGTTTACATTCTATTCCTATAGAACTTAAACAAGCCCCAGCTTAATCTGAAATTGACATAGAGGTAGCCATATAAAATGCAAGGCATTTTTAATAATCTACCTACTCACAGTATAGAACAATTTAGGCCTTAAATCAATTTATCTTTTGTCTTTAAAAAAATTGAAATTTATCCAATTACAAACTATTTTGTATATTGTTGCGGTTAATAATTTAAATTTAACAATTTTATGGAAAAGTGTTTACTTTTTTATAAAATTGTGCACAATTTTAAATACAAAGACATAGAGGAGATGAATATGAAAAACATTATAAATGCTAAAACCCCCCCAAATTGCCATAATAAATTACAAAATAACCTAATAGTCCTTATCTCAACACTAGTATATTTAAACAGCAGATATAAAAAATACACGCAAAATAATATACTCTATTACTTTAACGAAAATCTTAAAAGAAATGGACAAACTCCCATTAAGCTCAAAACAATGCAAAAATATCTTTACAAATTGGAAAAAGAATTTGGAGTTACAACTAACTATTATAAACACCTGGGAGTAAATTGTGGTACTGAAATTTATTATAGGCCTAATTATCCCAAAAAAATATGTTACCAAAAAATCAACCAATACTTTTTAGAAAAAAAACATTCAAAATTCCAAAAAAGGGTTAACAACTCATTTAAAGATAAATTTACAAAAGAGGGGAATGTAAATTTGGAGGAGTGTTTTAATAATAAAAATAATATAAAAATAAAAGAAGAGAAAAGAGAAAATCAAATAGAAAAGTTTCAAGTAAAAAAATATTTCAATAAATGTAACTTTTATTCCAAAGAATTTCTCTCTCTTTTATATCTAGATATTAATAAGGATACGATTATTAAAATATTTAAAATTGTAAAAAAAGCTGAAATTAACCTGATAAAAGATAAAAATATGCATTTAAATAAATCTTGCTTTAAAGAAGAAAAGAAAAATAAATTAAAAAAAATTTTAAGCAATACCCAAAAAGAATTTGAAAAAAATGGATATAACGCAGAACAACTGAAAACAAATATTCAAAAAATATATGAAAACTATAAAAATAAACCTCATTTTATTATTGAAAGTCAAAAATATAAGGATTTAAGTAAAATAAAACAAAAATTAGAAAAATCAATTGAATTGAAAAAAGAAAATTTACAAAAAAATTGTAAGCATATAAAGATAAACATTTTCAATATACTTATTGATCAACTAAAAAAGGAGGCAAATATAGAATTTCTAAAGCCAATTCTAAAAGATTATTTGAATAGCAAAAATAAATTAGAATATAAAAAAGTATTTAACAACACCTATTATTATGAATTATTGGAGATAATAATAAATCAAAAAAAATCTTTAATGCTAAAAAAATTAAGCTAAAAAGTTATATAGAGAATAAATATGGAAAGAACACTTGAAAGTATACAAAAAGAAAAATCAGAAATCAAATGTTACAATAAAGATCGTTTTATAAAGATTGAAAAAGAAAATGATAAAACAAATTACCATACAAAAATAATGATGGATGTTTATAAATTTGGAGTTCATGATAAAAAAAATGTGTTTCGCTTGTCATTGAGAAACTTATTCAATCAATCAAAAGTTGAAGAAATTTTTTTATATCCTGTAAAAGATAAGGATAAATTTATAGGAATTTTTTATGGTTATAAAAAACCTATAAAAGCCCCTATTATAAGGTACGAAAAAAATGGATTTAAAAAATTATATTCATTTGCAAGAGCGTATTATATGGAATTTAGATTTAAAAAAGGAAGTGTTTTTTGCTACTTTAAGGCACTATTTCGTTTATTGAAAAAAGAAAAAATAAATACACCGTATAATATAGCATGTTTTGATATATTTACAAAACTAGAAAAACAAGCCCATGAATTTTATGGAAAAAAATACCCAGAACAAGGACCACTAACAAAATGGATAATAAAAAACCTAAAGTAATAACAATCGCGTCAATTAAAGGTGGTGTTGGTAAAAGTACGAGTGCTATTATACTTGCAACATTGCTTTCAAAAGATAATAAAGTGCTTTTGATAGATATGGACACACAAGCTTCTACTACAAGTTATTTTTACAAAAAAATTGCAAATCAAAACATTGATATTGTGAATGTCAATGTTTATAGAGTGTTAAAAGAAAAATTAGATATTAATGATTCAATTATAAAAATTAAAGAAAATTTAGATTTAATTCCCAGTTATTTAACTTTAAGTAAATTTTCAAGTGAATCCATACCATTAAAAGAGTTAAGATTGCAAAACAATTTAGAATTTTTAAATCAGAATTATCATTATGTAATAATAGATACTAATCCCAGTTTAGATTACACCTTGTCAAATGCTTTAATGACTAGTAATTGTATAATAGTTCCAATGACTGCAGAAAAATGGGCAGTTGAAAGTTTAGAATTATTGGAATTCCATATGAACAATTTAAAAATAAAAATCCCGATATTTTTAATTATAACAAGATTTAAAAAGAACAATACTCACAAGCAATTGTTACAACATGTTGGATCAAGAACAGGATTTTTGGGATTTATCCATGAACGAGAAGATTTAAATAAAAAAATTGCTAGAAATGATGAATTTGATATGACTAAAGATTATATTTATGAATATAAAGAGGTATTGTCAAGATTTTTCATTATGTATGATAAATATGTTCAATAAATCCGTACGGATCCGTACGGAGTATAAATAAAAGAGGTTTATTATGGAAATAGAATTAAATAAGAGAATTTTATCAGGGAGGGCAGATCCTGACGGTGAAAAAAAATTAATTACCAAAGAGGAGATATTTGCTCATTATAATGATTTAAAAAATAGGTTAAAGACCAATATAAAAAAGAAAATTTTTTATAAAGTAGAAAGTATAAGAATTTTAAAAGAAATAAAGGATAATGAATACTACAAATTAGATGGATATAAAAGTTTTGATGCTTTTATAAGGGATTATAAATTGGCAAGAACCCAAGTTTATATATATTTAAAATTAGCAAAAGCATTACAAGCGGGAATTCTTAATGAAGATTATATAATTGAAAATGGTATTTACGATTCTCTTGATTTTATAGAAGGCCAAGAAACTTCAATAGTGAAAAAATCAAAGCAAAATCCAATAAAACCCTTAAGATTCCAGCTTAAAAAGAAGGAAAGTTACGATTTTTATAAAAGCAATGCCAAATTTACAGGATTTTTATTAGATAAATTATTTAGTGATGAAAAAGAAATAATTAAAAGAATTATGAAAGAGTATAAACAATTAAAGGGATAATAAGGAGATTATATGAGCAATTTAGCATATAGGACATACAATATAGAAAGTATAAAAAATGAATTTTTAAACATAGGATTTAGTGAGGAGGCAATAGATTTTGTTTTTCTTCACAATGATAATTACAACTTTGAATATTTAAAAGAAAAATTAATTGATATAGAGAAGACTTTGCAAAAGGATATATCTCATTTGGATACGAAGATAGATAATGTAGAAAAAAATTTAAATACGAAGATAGATAATGTAGAAAAAAATTTAAATACGAAGATAGATAATGTAGAAAAAAATTTAAATACGAAGATAGATGGTGTAGAAAAAAATTTAAATATTAAAATAGATAATTTGGATACTAAAATAGATAATGTAGAAAAAAATCTACAAAAGGACATATCTATATTAGATACTAAGATAGATAATGTAAAAAACGAACTTAATGCTAAGATAGACAGTGTAAGTGCTAAGATGGATAGTGTAAGTGCTAAGATAGATAGTGTAGAAAAGAATTTGCAAAAAGACATATCTATTTTAAATAATAAGATAGATAATGAAGTAAAGAATTTACGTAAAGATCTTAATATGGGGAACAGACTGGTACATTTTATGATACTTGCAGCAGCAATTTTTGGACCATTCATACATTCATTTTTAATGCAATATATACAAGGCGTCAAATAATTAATGAAATAATGTACAATTTGCTTTTTTAAAATTGAGTGGTGAAAAATTTTTTTAGAAAAGTTGACAAAAATTATTTTTGTAATATTATATATGTATAGCTGAAAAAAATTGTTATATCGCATATAGTTCAATTATGTGGGACTTGGCCATATTCTTTTATTAGAGAACTTAGCTAAGTTTTATTTTTTTTTGCAAAAAATTTTTTGCAAAAAATTGACAAAAACAGGTTTTTTCTATATAATATTAGTAATTGAAGAACATAGAGGAGCTAAATATGGCAAATAATTCAAAAGAAAATATACAATCAGAAATAAATGGAGAATCCAAAATGCTGTGTGTCGAGCAACAAAATTTTATTGGTTGTGAAGTCTTTGAGGAAAAATCTTTTCAAATTAAAGAAAAAAGCAAATTAAGCAAGATAGGTAAAAAATTACCAGGAATAGGGAGTCAAGAGTGTTTTAGATTTAATAAAAATCTTGATTTTAGCGAGCAAAGAAACAAACTAGATAAATATGGCGCTAGTGAAGTGGGGACTGTTTTAATTGGTGGTGCTGGACTTAAAGACTTAATGGTAAATAGAGTTCTTAAGTATTTTGGCATGAGCATGCCTTTTGAAGAGAATTTATACATGTTAAAAGGTAAAGAATTAGAG contains:
- the bdr gene encoding Bdr family repetitive protein — encoded protein: MSNLAYRTYNIESIKNEFLNIGFSEEAIDFVFLHNDNYNFEYLKEKLIDIEKTLQKDISHLDTKIDNVEKNLNTKIDNVEKNLNTKIDNVEKNLNTKIDGVEKNLNIKIDNLDTKIDNVEKNLQKDISILDTKIDNVKNELNAKIDSVSAKMDSVSAKIDSVEKNLQKDISILNNKIDNEVKNLRKDLNMGNRLVHFMILAAAIFGPFIHSFLMQYIQGVK